The following are from one region of the Coffea eugenioides isolate CCC68of chromosome 2, Ceug_1.0, whole genome shotgun sequence genome:
- the LOC113763010 gene encoding uncharacterized protein LOC113763010 isoform X2 produces MDASDRMVRRKSITERLGLKGFSCCGATWGLGPAHTHSSVSVRDDGGEAEGGGERQREIEVIDVGHASPENGSTAACADCVPATSGMNLAAALAAERQFRAAQELVGLSPSPMRPMTEADGVASGVAAGGTPFRVSLMTLLEETDGYDYGDWEKEEKGVGSDSVCCVCMGRKKGAAFIPCGHTFCRVCSRELWFNRGLCPLCNRSILEILDIF; encoded by the coding sequence ATGGATGCTTCTGATCGCATGGTCAGAAGGAAGAGTATAACTGAACGGTTGGGATTGAAGGGGTTCAGCTGTTGTGGGGCCACGTGGGGTCTTGGACCTGCTCATACTCATAGTAGCGTTAGTGTGAGAGATGATGGTGGGGAGGCTGAGGGAGGAGGTGAACGGCAGCGGGAAATTGAGGTGATAGACGTCGGTCATGCTTCGCCGGAAAATGGGTCAACGGCGGCGTGCGCCGATTGTGTCCCGGCAACTTCCGGGATGAACTTGGCTGCAGCTCTGGCGGCAGAAAGGCAATTTAGGGCGGCCCAAGAATTGGTGGGTTTAAGTCCAAGCCCAATGAGGCCCATGACTGAGGCTGATGGGGTAGCTAGCGGTGTGGCTGCTGGTGGGACGCCGTTCAGGGTGTCGTTGATGACACTGCTTGAAGAGACGGACGGTTATGATTATGGGGACTGGGAGAAAGAGGAGAAAGGAGTGGGTTCTGATTCAGTGTGCTGCGTGTGCATGGGAAGGAAAAAGGGCGCAGCTTTCATACCATGTGGGCACACTTTTTGCCGGGTGTGCTCAAGGGAGTTGTGGTTCAACCGAGGGCTCTGTCCCTTGTGCAATCGTTCAATTCTTGAGATTCTCGATATATTCTAG
- the LOC113763010 gene encoding uncharacterized protein LOC113763010 isoform X1, which produces MLGFGFQGRIQGGERGATITLVEFLRERMDASDRMVRRKSITERLGLKGFSCCGATWGLGPAHTHSSVSVRDDGGEAEGGGERQREIEVIDVGHASPENGSTAACADCVPATSGMNLAAALAAERQFRAAQELVGLSPSPMRPMTEADGVASGVAAGGTPFRVSLMTLLEETDGYDYGDWEKEEKGVGSDSVCCVCMGRKKGAAFIPCGHTFCRVCSRELWFNRGLCPLCNRSILEILDIF; this is translated from the coding sequence ATGTTGGGCTTTGGATTTCAGGGAAGAATACAGGGAGGAGAGCGAGGAGCTACGATTACGTTGGTGGAGTTCTTGAGGGAAAGAATGGATGCTTCTGATCGCATGGTCAGAAGGAAGAGTATAACTGAACGGTTGGGATTGAAGGGGTTCAGCTGTTGTGGGGCCACGTGGGGTCTTGGACCTGCTCATACTCATAGTAGCGTTAGTGTGAGAGATGATGGTGGGGAGGCTGAGGGAGGAGGTGAACGGCAGCGGGAAATTGAGGTGATAGACGTCGGTCATGCTTCGCCGGAAAATGGGTCAACGGCGGCGTGCGCCGATTGTGTCCCGGCAACTTCCGGGATGAACTTGGCTGCAGCTCTGGCGGCAGAAAGGCAATTTAGGGCGGCCCAAGAATTGGTGGGTTTAAGTCCAAGCCCAATGAGGCCCATGACTGAGGCTGATGGGGTAGCTAGCGGTGTGGCTGCTGGTGGGACGCCGTTCAGGGTGTCGTTGATGACACTGCTTGAAGAGACGGACGGTTATGATTATGGGGACTGGGAGAAAGAGGAGAAAGGAGTGGGTTCTGATTCAGTGTGCTGCGTGTGCATGGGAAGGAAAAAGGGCGCAGCTTTCATACCATGTGGGCACACTTTTTGCCGGGTGTGCTCAAGGGAGTTGTGGTTCAACCGAGGGCTCTGTCCCTTGTGCAATCGTTCAATTCTTGAGATTCTCGATATATTCTAG
- the LOC113755288 gene encoding uncharacterized protein LOC113755288 translates to MGGLRIFLNWNKAYHTMDFILWIYGLHPLPEISSLLPNNWRIALCICLPNLRGDHQMALSLALKRLVSSSSLLSRSLNPLLRPAASAASSSVFDVVDRRSDRPLDHRLELSCFPACAATQAPKHLMVAELTITFKATVFDDRTNISIMRASTMDYTP, encoded by the exons ATGGGTGGGCTGAGAATCTTTCTTAATTGGAATAAGGCGTATCACACAATGGATTTTATCCTTTGGATTTATGGCCTCCATCCTTTAcctgagatttcttctcttctaCCCAACAATTGGAG GATAGCCTTGTGCATTTGTCTTCCAAATCTGCGTGGAG ATCATCAGATGGCTTTGTCACTAGCTCTTAAGCGGCTGGTCTCATCGAGCAGCCTTCTCAGCCGGTCTCTCAATCCCCTCCTCCGTCCGGCTGCTTCCGCTGCGTCATCAAGTGTTTTCGACGTCGTCGATCGCCGCTCCGATCGTCCTCTCGACCATCGCCTCGAATTATCCTGTTTTCcag CATGCGCAGCGACGCAGGCCCCAAAGCATCTAATGGTAGCTGAGTTGACGATCACTTTTAAAGCAACTGTATTTGATGACAGAACAAACATATCAATTATGAGAGCATCCACAATGGATTACACTCCATAA
- the LOC113755308 gene encoding glutathione S-transferase T3-like, with protein sequence MGNHYTSGYYNFGMGCRGLNTLSEIMKDFDFAGQQQNAASTESMPDSQFPPFSTQRGVDNITLTNESMEESDYKRVPWSVDDDKILASAWLTISNCSIVGNSQNEESFWKRVTEYFNENRQCGPPRKYKAVKSHWHWLSRMVNEFNQCYNKLVGEHHSGWNDDQIKQHARELFHQNKNKHFVHEHVWVLLKDDPKWKANTPMQRSSKK encoded by the coding sequence ATGGGAAATCACTACACATCGGGGTATTATAACTTTGGTATGGGTTGTAGAGGCTTAAATACTCTGTCGGAGATAATGAAGGATTTTGATTTCGCCGGCCAACAACAAAATGCTGCATCAACGGAATCAATGCCGGACTCTCAATTTCCACCATTTTCAACACAACGTGGGGTGGATAACATTACTCTCACCAATGAGTCAATGGAAGAATCTGATTATAAACGCGTTCCATGGAGTGTGGATGATGACAAGATACTTGCAAGTGCTTGGCTCACAATTTCTAATTGTAGCATTGTGGGTAATTCTCAAAATGAAGAGAGTTTTTGGAAACGAGTCACGGAATACTTCAACGAGAATCGGCAATGTGGGCCGCCAAGAAAATATAAAGCTGTGAAATCACATTGGCATTGGTTGAGTCGAATGGTCAATGAATTCAACCAATGCTACAACAAATTGGTTGGAGAACATCATAGCGGGTGGAATGATGATCAGATCAAACAGCATGCACGAGAGCTTTTTCACCAGAATAAGAATAAGCATTTTGTACATGAACATGTATGGGTGCTGTTGAAAGATGATCCGAAATGGAAAGCAAATACTCCTATGCAGCGTTCTTCAAAAAAATAA
- the LOC113763308 gene encoding protein MID1-COMPLEMENTING ACTIVITY 1-like isoform X2, with amino-acid sequence MEGTGKATRADAMGLINLITTAARNAITHKNNCQQLADHVRMIGNLLEKLKSTDLMKLAATAEPLAQLEEALKKALDLVENCRDKSYLYMISLGWNVVYQFRQVQDEIDRYLKLVPLISLVHEFRLQNVKESLEAIEEDHKEYTLDEEDVEAQNVILKPDRSKKDASVLEKSLSRRYPDLQIHEALQEEKDKLLFELHRLRENNDPKQYRVIEHLIDVTENVVNVPALALNLQPYIEPGWESTKLRTDADGSEWQADLFECCSEPCLSMKACIYPCGIFSRIANVVSCGKITREEALNNLMAYSLFCGCCCYTCCIRGKVRKLFGIEGGSCDDFLTHLMCCCCALVQEWRELELRDFEGCQRRKNIAPPYQCMNP; translated from the exons ATGGAGGGCACTGGAAAGGCAACAAGAGCAGACGCGATGGGCTTGATAAACCTCATAACAACAGCAGCCAGAAACGCTATAACGCACAAGAACAACTGCCAGCAGCTAGCAGATCATGTGAGGATGATTGGAAACTTGCTGGAGAAGCTCAAATCTACGGACCTGATGAAACTGGCGGCCACTGCTGAGCCATTGGCGCAGCTTGAGGAAGCCCTGAAAAAAGCCCTCGACTTGGTGGAGAATTGCAGAGATAAGAGCTATCTGTACATGATTTCATTGGGGTGGAACGTTGTCTATCAGTTCCGCCAAGTGCAAGACGAGATTGATCGTTACCTCAAGCTCGTTCCTTTGATTTCTCTTGTCCACGAGTTTAGGCTTCAG AATGTAAAAGAGAGCTTGGAGGCAATTGAAGAGGATCATAAGGAGTATACCCTGGATGAAGAGGATGTAGAGGCCCAAAACGTCATTCTCAAACCCGATCGTTCCAAGAAAGATGCGAGTGTGTTGGAGAAGTCACTGTCTCGTAGGTATCCTGATTTGCAAATCCATGAGGCCCTCCAAGAAGAGAAAGATAAGCTGCTGTTTGAACTGCACCGGTTAAGGGAGAATAATGATCCAAAGCAGTACAGAGTGATTGAGCATCTCATTGATGTTACTGAAAATGTGGTCAATGTGCCTGCTCTCGCCCTCAATTTGCAACCTTATATTGAACCCGG GTGGGAGTCAACCAAATTAAGGACGGATGCAgatggatcagagtggcaggCTGATCTCTTCGAGTGTTGCAGCGAACCTTGCTTGA GCATGAAGGCCTGCATCTACCCCTGTGGAATCTTTTCTAGGATAGCTAATGTGGTGTCATGTGGGAAAATAA CTCGTGAAGAAGCATTAAACAATCTGATGGCCTACTCCCTCTTCTGTGGTTGTTGCTGTTATACTTGTTGTATAAGAGGAAAAGTTAGGAAGCTTTTCGGCATTGAG GGAGGCTCATGTGATGATTTCTTAACTCATCTAATGTGTTGCTGCTGCGCTCTGGTCCAAGAATGGCGTGAGCTTGAGCTGAGGGATTTTGAAG GTTGCCAAAGGAGGAAAAACATCGCACCACCGTACCAGTGTATGAATCCTTAG
- the LOC113763308 gene encoding protein MID1-COMPLEMENTING ACTIVITY 1-like isoform X1, whose amino-acid sequence MEGTGKATRADAMGLINLITTAARNAITHKNNCQQLADHVRMIGNLLEKLKSTDLMKLAATAEPLAQLEEALKKALDLVENCRDKSYLYMISLGWNVVYQFRQVQDEIDRYLKLVPLISLVHEFRLQNVKESLEAIEEDHKEYTLDEEDVEAQNVILKPDRSKKDASVLEKSLSRRYPDLQIHEALQEEKDKLLFELHRLRENNDPKQYRVIEHLIDVTENVVNVPALALNLQPYIEPGETSDPRWESTKLRTDADGSEWQADLFECCSEPCLSMKACIYPCGIFSRIANVVSCGKITREEALNNLMAYSLFCGCCCYTCCIRGKVRKLFGIEGGSCDDFLTHLMCCCCALVQEWRELELRDFEGCQRRKNIAPPYQCMNP is encoded by the exons ATGGAGGGCACTGGAAAGGCAACAAGAGCAGACGCGATGGGCTTGATAAACCTCATAACAACAGCAGCCAGAAACGCTATAACGCACAAGAACAACTGCCAGCAGCTAGCAGATCATGTGAGGATGATTGGAAACTTGCTGGAGAAGCTCAAATCTACGGACCTGATGAAACTGGCGGCCACTGCTGAGCCATTGGCGCAGCTTGAGGAAGCCCTGAAAAAAGCCCTCGACTTGGTGGAGAATTGCAGAGATAAGAGCTATCTGTACATGATTTCATTGGGGTGGAACGTTGTCTATCAGTTCCGCCAAGTGCAAGACGAGATTGATCGTTACCTCAAGCTCGTTCCTTTGATTTCTCTTGTCCACGAGTTTAGGCTTCAG AATGTAAAAGAGAGCTTGGAGGCAATTGAAGAGGATCATAAGGAGTATACCCTGGATGAAGAGGATGTAGAGGCCCAAAACGTCATTCTCAAACCCGATCGTTCCAAGAAAGATGCGAGTGTGTTGGAGAAGTCACTGTCTCGTAGGTATCCTGATTTGCAAATCCATGAGGCCCTCCAAGAAGAGAAAGATAAGCTGCTGTTTGAACTGCACCGGTTAAGGGAGAATAATGATCCAAAGCAGTACAGAGTGATTGAGCATCTCATTGATGTTACTGAAAATGTGGTCAATGTGCCTGCTCTCGCCCTCAATTTGCAACCTTATATTGAACCCGG TGAAACATCTGATCCTAGGTGGGAGTCAACCAAATTAAGGACGGATGCAgatggatcagagtggcaggCTGATCTCTTCGAGTGTTGCAGCGAACCTTGCTTGA GCATGAAGGCCTGCATCTACCCCTGTGGAATCTTTTCTAGGATAGCTAATGTGGTGTCATGTGGGAAAATAA CTCGTGAAGAAGCATTAAACAATCTGATGGCCTACTCCCTCTTCTGTGGTTGTTGCTGTTATACTTGTTGTATAAGAGGAAAAGTTAGGAAGCTTTTCGGCATTGAG GGAGGCTCATGTGATGATTTCTTAACTCATCTAATGTGTTGCTGCTGCGCTCTGGTCCAAGAATGGCGTGAGCTTGAGCTGAGGGATTTTGAAG GTTGCCAAAGGAGGAAAAACATCGCACCACCGTACCAGTGTATGAATCCTTAG